A section of the Gallus gallus isolate bGalGal1 chromosome 4, bGalGal1.mat.broiler.GRCg7b, whole genome shotgun sequence genome encodes:
- the AADAT gene encoding kynurenine/alpha-aminoadipate aminotransferase, mitochondrial isoform X1 → MNYSRFITSVSAARKASPIRVLTELMQKSPPSLISLAGGAPNPAVFPFKKATIATGHGNAVEIGEDLMKRALQYSASAGIPELLSWLKNFQRNLHNPPTANYSPEQGQMEVCVTTGSQEGLCKVFEMLINPGDSILLDAPTYSGTLAALRPLGCSIINIPSDQHGIIPKALKEILSAWSPEDIKNHSRPLPKFLYTIPNGCNPTGNSLTTDRKKEIYQIARKYDFLIIEDDPYYFLQFEKPWAPSFLSMDVDGRVIRTDSFSKVLSSGLRVGFLTGPKPLIDRVILHIQVSTMHTSTFTQMIISQLLQQWGEKGFLEHTDRVVEFYRTQRDAMLIAADKWLKGLAEWHPPAAGMFLWIKIKGVSDTQQLIMEKALQKEVLLVPGGVFNIDSSEPSPYVRASFSLPSPAQMDLAFQRLADLIKEAVWKK, encoded by the exons ATGAATTATTCCCGGTTTATCACAAGTGTGAGTGCAGCCAGAAAAGCATCTCCGATAAGAGTTCTGA CTGAATTGATGCAAAAATCTCCTCCGTCTCTCATCTCTCTGGCTGGAGGGGCACCAAACCCTGCCGTTTTTCCATTTAAGAAGGCTACTATTGCCACTGGACATGGAAATGCTGTTGAGATTGGGGAAGACTTAATGAAGAGGGCTCTTCAATACTCTGCCTCAGCAGG GATTCCAGAACTGTTGTCGTGGCTAAAGAATTTTCAGAGGAATCTACACAATCCCCCCACAGCCAACTACAGTCCTGAGCAAGGACAAATGGAAGTGTGTGTCACAACCGGCAGCCAGGAAGGCTTGTGCAAA GTGTTTGAAATGCTCATTAATCCTGGGGACAGCATCCTTTTGGATGCCCCCACATATTCTGGGACACTCGCAGCT CTGAGACCTTTGGGCTGTAGCATCATTAACATTCCTAGTGACCAACATGGCATTATTCCAAAAGCTCTAAAAGAAATTCTGTCTGCTTGGAGTCCAGAAGATATAAAAAATCATAGCCGCCCTCTCCCCAAATTCCTGTACACAATTCCAAATGGCTGCAACCCAACTGGAAACTCTCTGACCACGGATCGCAAGAAGGAGATTTATCAG atTGCAAGAAAATATGATTTCCTTATAATAGAAGATGATCCTTACTACTTTCTTCAGTTTGAAAAG ccATGGGCTCCAAGTTTCCTCTCAATGGATGTGGATGGCAGAGTCATCAGGACTGACTCATTCTCTAAAGTTCTCTCTTCTGG gTTGAGAGTAGGTTTTCTGACAGGCCCCAAGCCTCTCATCGACAGAGTTATTCTACACATTCAGGTTTCTACAATGCACACCAGCACTTTCACACAG atgATAATATCACAGCTTCTTCAGCAGTGGGGAGAAAAGGGTTTCTTGGAGCACACAGACAG AGTTGTGGAGTTCTACAGGACCCAGCGGGATGCAATGCTCATTGCTGCTGACAAATGGTTAAAAG gCTTGGCAGAATGgcatcctcctgctgctggcatgTTCTTATGGATCAAAATTAAGGGAGTTTCTGATACACAGCAGCTGATCATGgaaaaagctttgcaaaaaGAA GTGTTACTGGTTCCTGGAGGAGTGTTCAACATCGATAGTTCAGAGCCCAGTCCTTATGTCAGagcttctttctctctgccttctccAGCCCAGATGGATCTG GCTTTCCAGAGACTGGCTGACCTTATAAAAGAAGCtgtatggaaaaaatga
- the AADAT gene encoding kynurenine/alpha-aminoadipate aminotransferase, mitochondrial isoform X2, translating into MNYSRFITSVSAARKASPIRVLTELMQKSPPSLISLAGGAPNPAVFPFKKATIATGHGNAVEIGEDLMKRALQYSASAGIPELLSWLKNFQRNLHNPPTANYSPEQGQMEVCVTTGSQEGLCKLRPLGCSIINIPSDQHGIIPKALKEILSAWSPEDIKNHSRPLPKFLYTIPNGCNPTGNSLTTDRKKEIYQIARKYDFLIIEDDPYYFLQFEKPWAPSFLSMDVDGRVIRTDSFSKVLSSGLRVGFLTGPKPLIDRVILHIQVSTMHTSTFTQMIISQLLQQWGEKGFLEHTDRVVEFYRTQRDAMLIAADKWLKGLAEWHPPAAGMFLWIKIKGVSDTQQLIMEKALQKEVLLVPGGVFNIDSSEPSPYVRASFSLPSPAQMDLAFQRLADLIKEAVWKK; encoded by the exons ATGAATTATTCCCGGTTTATCACAAGTGTGAGTGCAGCCAGAAAAGCATCTCCGATAAGAGTTCTGA CTGAATTGATGCAAAAATCTCCTCCGTCTCTCATCTCTCTGGCTGGAGGGGCACCAAACCCTGCCGTTTTTCCATTTAAGAAGGCTACTATTGCCACTGGACATGGAAATGCTGTTGAGATTGGGGAAGACTTAATGAAGAGGGCTCTTCAATACTCTGCCTCAGCAGG GATTCCAGAACTGTTGTCGTGGCTAAAGAATTTTCAGAGGAATCTACACAATCCCCCCACAGCCAACTACAGTCCTGAGCAAGGACAAATGGAAGTGTGTGTCACAACCGGCAGCCAGGAAGGCTTGTGCAAA CTGAGACCTTTGGGCTGTAGCATCATTAACATTCCTAGTGACCAACATGGCATTATTCCAAAAGCTCTAAAAGAAATTCTGTCTGCTTGGAGTCCAGAAGATATAAAAAATCATAGCCGCCCTCTCCCCAAATTCCTGTACACAATTCCAAATGGCTGCAACCCAACTGGAAACTCTCTGACCACGGATCGCAAGAAGGAGATTTATCAG atTGCAAGAAAATATGATTTCCTTATAATAGAAGATGATCCTTACTACTTTCTTCAGTTTGAAAAG ccATGGGCTCCAAGTTTCCTCTCAATGGATGTGGATGGCAGAGTCATCAGGACTGACTCATTCTCTAAAGTTCTCTCTTCTGG gTTGAGAGTAGGTTTTCTGACAGGCCCCAAGCCTCTCATCGACAGAGTTATTCTACACATTCAGGTTTCTACAATGCACACCAGCACTTTCACACAG atgATAATATCACAGCTTCTTCAGCAGTGGGGAGAAAAGGGTTTCTTGGAGCACACAGACAG AGTTGTGGAGTTCTACAGGACCCAGCGGGATGCAATGCTCATTGCTGCTGACAAATGGTTAAAAG gCTTGGCAGAATGgcatcctcctgctgctggcatgTTCTTATGGATCAAAATTAAGGGAGTTTCTGATACACAGCAGCTGATCATGgaaaaagctttgcaaaaaGAA GTGTTACTGGTTCCTGGAGGAGTGTTCAACATCGATAGTTCAGAGCCCAGTCCTTATGTCAGagcttctttctctctgccttctccAGCCCAGATGGATCTG GCTTTCCAGAGACTGGCTGACCTTATAAAAGAAGCtgtatggaaaaaatga